A single Fusobacterium hominis DNA region contains:
- a CDS encoding N-acetylmannosamine-6-phosphate 2-epimerase: MNRLNEVKGKLIVSCQALPDEPLHSSFIMGRMAYAALVGGASGIRANTVVDIQEIKKNVSLPIIGIIKEQYGDNQVYITPTMKEIDALAAEGVDIIAIDGTKRERPDGRTLEDLMTEAKKKYPNQVFMADISSVEEAVEAQRIGFDIVGTTLVGYTSYTKGNDPLTELEKVVKAVSIPVIGEGNLDTPAKAKKALEIGAFAVVVGGAITRPQQITRKFVNEMEK; the protein is encoded by the coding sequence ATGAATAGACTAAATGAAGTAAAAGGAAAATTAATAGTATCATGTCAAGCACTTCCAGATGAACCTCTACACAGTTCATTTATAATGGGGAGAATGGCTTATGCAGCACTTGTAGGTGGAGCATCAGGAATAAGAGCAAACACTGTAGTTGATATACAAGAGATCAAAAAAAATGTATCACTACCAATAATTGGAATAATAAAAGAGCAATATGGAGATAACCAAGTATATATTACTCCAACTATGAAAGAGATAGATGCACTAGCTGCTGAAGGTGTAGATATTATTGCAATAGATGGAACAAAAAGAGAAAGACCAGATGGACGTACATTAGAAGATCTAATGACAGAAGCAAAGAAAAAATATCCAAATCAAGTTTTTATGGCAGATATCTCATCTGTAGAAGAAGCTGTAGAAGCACAAAGAATAGGGTTTGATATTGTTGGAACAACTCTAGTAGGGTATACAAGCTATACTAAGGGAAATGACCCTTTAACAGAGCTAGAGAAAGTAGTAAAAGCTGTATCTATTCCAGTAATTGGAGAAGGAAATTTAGATACACCTGCTAAAGCTAAAAAAGCACTTGAAATAGGTGCCTTTGCAGTTGTTGTTGGAGGAGCTATAACAAGACCACAACAAATAACAAGAAAATTTGTAAATGAGATGGAAAAATAA
- a CDS encoding AzlC family ABC transporter permease, with the protein MSRCTDAFKVAFPRTVPILAGFLFLGMSYGFIMMEAGFPMIYPIVTSAVVFAGSLEFLFVEILRSPFNPLLIFFLTLMVNARHIFYGLSMLDKFKNTGWKKYFLIFGLCDETFSINCDVKLPPGIDRGWFMLHITWLNYSYWVGGATLGAILSHFVPLRIEGLDFVLTALFLVIFVEQWLSQKNHIPAIVGLLSSIFSFIVFRNILPRPDYFVVPAMIIMLLIFGILRRREKMND; encoded by the coding sequence ATGTCAAGGTGTACAGATGCTTTTAAAGTGGCTTTTCCACGAACAGTGCCAATTTTAGCAGGATTTTTATTTTTAGGAATGTCTTATGGTTTTATAATGATGGAAGCAGGATTTCCGATGATTTATCCTATAGTTACAAGTGCAGTTGTTTTTGCAGGCTCGTTGGAGTTTTTGTTTGTAGAGATATTGAGAAGTCCATTTAATCCACTACTTATATTTTTTTTAACGTTAATGGTTAATGCAAGACATATATTTTATGGTCTTTCAATGTTAGATAAATTTAAAAATACTGGTTGGAAAAAGTATTTTTTAATATTTGGATTATGTGATGAAACATTTTCTATAAATTGTGATGTGAAACTTCCACCTGGAATAGATAGAGGTTGGTTTATGCTTCATATAACTTGGTTAAACTATAGTTATTGGGTTGGTGGAGCTACTCTAGGAGCAATATTAAGTCACTTTGTACCTCTTAGAATAGAAGGATTAGACTTTGTATTAACGGCTTTATTTTTAGTTATATTTGTTGAACAATGGCTCAGTCAAAAAAATCATATACCAGCTATTGTAGGACTTTTAAGTTCTATTTTTTCTTTCATAGTATTTAGAAATATACTTCCAAGACCAGATTATTTTGTTGTGCCTGCAATGATAATTATGCTTTTAATTTTTGGAATATTAAGAAGAAGGGAGAAGATGAATGACTAG
- the pykF gene encoding pyruvate kinase PykF, whose translation MKKTKIVCTIGPRTESVEMLKTLLQSGMNMMRLNFSHGDYEEHGNRIVNFRQAQKETGIRAALLLDTKGPEIRTIKLEGGQDVSIEAGQEFTITTDKTVIGNKNKVAVTYEGFARDLKIGDTVLIDDGLLAFTVIQIVGNEVKCIAQNAGELGENKGVNLPNVNVNLPALAEKDINDLKFGCQNGIDYVAASFIRKADDVREVRRVLDENGGKRVKIISKIENREGLNNFEEILAVSDGIMVARGDLGVEIPVEAVPVAQKMMIKRCNEVGKVVITATQMLDSMIKNPRPTRAEVNDVANAILDGTDCVMLSGESAKGKYPVEAVQVMHRVAEKIDPMVCVQRNLNKRQVTITSAVAKGTADVSEELGAKVIAVATQSGRAVRDMRRYFPEAIILGITNDEITANQMTILRGVQAYCDKNVETLESFFELAEKVSVDLGLVEPGDIVVATCGEKIFQKGTTNSVKVIKVK comes from the coding sequence TTGAAAAAAACTAAGATAGTTTGTACAATTGGACCTAGAACAGAATCAGTTGAAATGCTGAAAACACTTTTACAATCTGGAATGAACATGATGAGACTTAACTTCTCTCATGGAGACTATGAAGAACACGGTAACAGAATAGTTAACTTCAGACAAGCTCAAAAAGAAACAGGAATAAGAGCAGCTTTATTACTAGATACTAAGGGACCAGAAATCAGAACTATTAAACTTGAAGGTGGCCAAGATGTAAGCATCGAAGCTGGTCAAGAATTTACAATTACTACAGATAAAACTGTAATCGGAAATAAAAATAAAGTAGCAGTAACTTATGAAGGGTTTGCACGTGACCTTAAAATAGGAGATACTGTGTTAATAGATGATGGTTTACTAGCATTTACAGTAATTCAAATTGTTGGAAATGAAGTAAAATGTATTGCTCAAAACGCAGGAGAATTAGGAGAAAATAAAGGGGTAAATCTTCCTAATGTAAATGTAAATCTTCCTGCACTTGCAGAAAAAGATATAAACGACCTTAAATTTGGTTGTCAAAATGGAATAGATTATGTTGCAGCTTCATTCATTAGAAAAGCTGATGACGTAAGAGAAGTAAGAAGAGTTCTTGACGAAAACGGTGGAAAAAGAGTAAAAATTATTTCTAAAATAGAAAACAGAGAAGGATTAAACAACTTTGAAGAAATTCTTGCTGTATCTGATGGTATCATGGTAGCAAGAGGAGACCTTGGAGTTGAAATTCCTGTTGAAGCTGTTCCAGTTGCTCAAAAAATGATGATTAAAAGATGTAATGAAGTAGGTAAAGTTGTTATTACAGCTACTCAAATGTTAGATTCAATGATCAAAAATCCTAGACCTACAAGAGCAGAAGTAAATGACGTTGCAAATGCAATATTAGATGGAACTGACTGTGTAATGCTTTCAGGAGAATCAGCTAAAGGAAAATATCCAGTAGAAGCTGTGCAAGTAATGCATAGAGTTGCTGAAAAAATTGATCCTATGGTATGTGTTCAAAGAAATCTAAATAAACGTCAAGTTACAATAACTTCTGCAGTTGCTAAAGGAACTGCTGATGTTAGTGAAGAATTAGGAGCTAAAGTTATAGCTGTAGCTACTCAATCAGGAAGAGCAGTTAGAGATATGAGAAGATATTTCCCTGAAGCAATAATTCTTGGTATAACAAATGATGAAATTACAGCTAATCAAATGACAATTTTAAGAGGAGTTCAAGCATACTGTGATAAGAATGTTGAAACTCTAGAATCATTCTTTGAACTTGCAGAAAAAGTGTCAGTTGATTTAGGACTTGTTGAGCCTGGAGATATCGTAGTAGCTACTTGTGGAGAAAAAATATTCCAAAAAGGAACTACAAACTCTGTTAAGGTTATAAAAGTTAAATAG
- a CDS encoding sialic acid TRAP transporter substrate-binding protein SiaP: MRKSLKRLGLGILFGVMTTAALAAEYDLKMGMVAGTSSNEYKAAEYFANQVKEKSNGQIDIAIFPSGQLGDDRSMIEQLSGGALDFTFAEIGRFSIFFPEAEVYTLPYMMKDFDHMQRATWDTQFGKDLTQKIHDELGITILSQGYNGTRQTTSNKAINSVKDMQGLKLRVPTAPANLNYAKYSGASPTPMAFSEVYLALQTNSVDGQENPLSAIRAQKFYEVQPYLAMTNHIINDQLYLVSNDTMERLTPELRKVVQDAAVDAAKYHTKLFVEEEASLKDFFKNNGVTVTEPDTQEFKAAMQPVYDEYTKKNGKLGEEGIKQINAVR; the protein is encoded by the coding sequence ATGAGAAAAAGTTTAAAAAGATTAGGATTGGGAATTTTATTTGGTGTAATGACAACAGCTGCACTAGCTGCAGAATATGACTTAAAGATGGGAATGGTAGCAGGAACTTCATCTAATGAGTACAAAGCAGCAGAATATTTTGCAAATCAAGTTAAAGAAAAATCTAATGGACAAATTGATATTGCAATATTCCCTAGTGGACAATTAGGAGACGACAGAAGCATGATAGAACAACTATCAGGTGGAGCATTAGACTTTACATTTGCTGAAATAGGAAGATTCTCTATATTCTTCCCAGAAGCAGAAGTATATACACTTCCATATATGATGAAAGATTTCGATCATATGCAAAGAGCTACTTGGGATACTCAATTTGGTAAAGATCTTACTCAAAAAATTCATGATGAATTAGGAATTACTATTTTATCTCAAGGATACAATGGTACAAGACAAACAACTTCTAATAAAGCTATAAACTCAGTAAAAGATATGCAAGGTTTAAAATTAAGAGTGCCTACAGCACCAGCTAACTTAAACTATGCTAAATATTCAGGAGCATCACCTACACCTATGGCATTTTCTGAAGTTTACTTAGCACTTCAAACAAACTCTGTAGATGGACAAGAAAACCCATTATCAGCAATCAGAGCACAAAAATTCTATGAAGTACAACCATATCTAGCAATGACAAACCATATAATCAATGACCAATTATATCTTGTGTCAAATGATACTATGGAAAGATTAACTCCAGAATTAAGAAAAGTTGTACAAGATGCAGCAGTTGATGCAGCTAAATATCATACAAAATTATTCGTAGAAGAAGAAGCTAGCTTAAAAGATTTCTTTAAAAACAACGGTGTAACTGTTACAGAACCAGATACACAAGAATTTAAAGCAGCTATGCAACCTGTATATGATGAATATACTAAGAAAAATGGAAAACTTGGAGAAGAAGGTATAAAACAAATAAATGCTGTTAGATAA
- a CDS encoding TRAP transporter large permease, with amino-acid sequence MMFEEMIGGVLFLIMFVILVLQILARQVFKSPLTWSEELAGLIFVYVGMLGISIGIRNQTHVLIDFIFKNVPTKVQKVLLTISQIIIFICIVFMGYLGNILYKKKWIFELVSLKISSGWMYLAMPLVAILMMYRFYQAYSENYKNKRVLIPPVFFVIALVAIIAILNIDPKLFDVLRISKYVKLGAYGGFITIAVWLIMVFAGVPVGWSLMAATLLYFSLGRWNVVYFASAKLIDSLNSFSLLSVPFFILTGILMNGSGITERIFNFAKALLGHYTGGMGHVNVAASLIFSGMSGSAIADAGGLGQLEIKAMRDEGYDDDICGGITAASCIIGPLVPPSISMIIYGVIANQSIAKLFLAGFVPGVLTTIALMIMNYFICKKRGYKKAKKCTFKEQVQAFKRSFWALLTPIIIIGGIFSGLFTPTEAAVIAALYSVFLGAFIYKELTLSSLFKHCVEAMAISGVTVLMIITVTFFGDMIAREQIAMKIADGFMKFADSKFTVLIMINGLLLFLGMFIDALALQFLVLPMLIPVAADVGIDLIFFGVMTTLNMMIGILTPPMGMALFVVAQVGKMSVSTVTKGVLPFLIPIFITLIVITIFPQIITFLPNLIMG; translated from the coding sequence ATGATGTTCGAGGAAATGATAGGAGGAGTTTTATTCCTTATAATGTTCGTTATTCTCGTACTACAAATTTTGGCAAGACAAGTATTTAAAAGTCCATTAACATGGAGTGAGGAATTAGCAGGACTTATATTTGTATATGTAGGTATGTTGGGGATTAGTATTGGAATAAGAAATCAAACACACGTACTTATAGACTTTATATTTAAAAATGTTCCTACTAAAGTACAGAAAGTATTACTTACAATATCTCAAATAATAATTTTTATCTGTATAGTATTTATGGGATATCTAGGCAATATTCTTTATAAGAAAAAGTGGATATTTGAACTTGTTTCACTAAAAATATCAAGTGGATGGATGTATTTAGCAATGCCTCTTGTAGCGATACTTATGATGTATCGTTTTTACCAAGCTTACTCAGAAAATTATAAGAATAAAAGAGTACTTATTCCGCCTGTTTTCTTTGTAATAGCTCTTGTTGCAATAATAGCAATTTTAAATATAGATCCTAAGTTATTTGATGTATTGAGAATTTCTAAATATGTAAAATTAGGAGCTTATGGTGGATTTATTACAATAGCAGTATGGCTTATAATGGTATTTGCTGGAGTTCCAGTAGGTTGGTCACTAATGGCGGCAACATTACTTTATTTTTCACTTGGAAGATGGAATGTAGTATATTTTGCATCAGCAAAACTAATAGATAGTTTAAATAGTTTCAGCTTGCTAAGTGTGCCATTTTTTATACTAACAGGAATACTGATGAATGGATCAGGAATTACTGAAAGAATATTTAACTTTGCAAAGGCACTTTTAGGGCACTATACAGGTGGTATGGGACACGTTAACGTAGCGGCATCTCTTATCTTCTCTGGAATGTCAGGATCAGCTATAGCAGATGCTGGAGGATTGGGACAACTTGAGATAAAAGCAATGAGAGATGAAGGTTATGATGATGATATATGTGGAGGAATTACAGCTGCATCATGTATCATTGGACCACTTGTTCCACCTAGTATTAGTATGATTATATATGGAGTTATTGCAAACCAATCTATAGCTAAACTATTCTTAGCTGGATTTGTTCCTGGAGTTTTAACAACAATAGCTCTTATGATAATGAACTATTTTATTTGTAAAAAAAGAGGATATAAGAAAGCTAAAAAATGTACTTTTAAAGAGCAAGTACAAGCATTCAAACGTTCTTTCTGGGCTTTATTAACACCTATAATTATAATCGGTGGAATTTTCTCAGGATTATTTACACCAACTGAAGCAGCAGTTATTGCAGCATTATACTCAGTATTTTTAGGTGCATTTATCTATAAAGAATTAACTTTAAGCTCACTATTTAAGCATTGTGTAGAAGCGATGGCAATAAGTGGAGTAACAGTACTTATGATTATAACAGTTACATTCTTTGGAGATATGATAGCAAGAGAACAAATCGCTATGAAGATAGCAGATGGATTTATGAAGTTTGCAGACTCTAAATTTACAGTATTAATAATGATAAATGGTCTATTACTATTCTTAGGAATGTTTATAGATGCACTTGCACTTCAATTCTTAGTACTACCAATGTTAATACCAGTAGCTGCAGATGTTGGAATAGATCTTATCTTCTTTGGAGTTATGACAACTTTAAATATGATGATAGGAATTTTAACTCCACCTATGGGTATGGCACTATTCGTAGTTGCACAGGTTGGAAAGATGTCTGTAAGTACGGTAACCAAAGGGGTATTGCCATTCTTAATACCGATATTTATAACATTGATAGTAATTACAATATTCCCACAAATAATTACGTTCCTTCCAAACTTAATTATGGGATAA
- the eno gene encoding phosphopyruvate hydratase, whose amino-acid sequence MTRIVNVIAREILDSRGNPTVEVDVVLECGAMGRAAVPSGASTGAYEAVELRDGDKSRYLGKGVLNAVKHVNTEIKEAILGMDAIDQVAIDRAMIDLDGTPNKGRLGANAILGVSLAVAKAAAQALGMPLYKYLGGVNAKELPLPMMNILNGGSHADSAVDVQEFMIQPVGAKTFAEAMRMGCEVFHHLGKLLKKMGDSTNVGNEGGYAPAKINGTEGALDLIMDAIKAAGYEPGKDITFAIDAASSEFCVEKDGKFEYHFKREGGVVRSSEEMVEWYSKLVEKYPIKSIEDGLGEDDWAGWQLLTAKIGDKVQIVGDDLFVTNTARLKKGIELKAANSILIKLNQIGTLTETLDAIEMAKRAGMTAVVSHRSGETEDATIADIAVATNAGQIKTGSTSRTDRMAKYNQLLRIEEELGSMAQYNGINVFYNIKK is encoded by the coding sequence ATGACAAGAATAGTCAATGTAATAGCTAGAGAAATACTTGATTCAAGAGGAAATCCAACAGTAGAAGTAGATGTTGTATTGGAATGCGGAGCAATGGGTAGAGCAGCAGTTCCATCAGGAGCATCAACTGGAGCTTATGAAGCTGTTGAATTAAGAGATGGAGACAAATCAAGATACCTAGGTAAAGGAGTTTTAAACGCTGTAAAACATGTTAATACAGAAATAAAAGAAGCTATTTTAGGAATGGACGCTATTGACCAAGTTGCAATAGACAGAGCTATGATAGATTTAGATGGTACTCCAAACAAAGGAAGACTAGGAGCAAACGCAATACTAGGTGTGTCATTAGCAGTTGCTAAAGCTGCAGCTCAAGCTTTAGGAATGCCTCTATACAAATACTTAGGTGGAGTAAATGCAAAAGAATTACCTCTTCCTATGATGAATATCCTAAACGGAGGATCTCACGCTGATTCAGCAGTAGACGTACAAGAATTTATGATCCAACCAGTTGGAGCAAAAACATTTGCTGAAGCTATGAGAATGGGTTGTGAAGTATTCCACCACTTAGGAAAACTATTAAAGAAAATGGGAGATTCTACTAACGTAGGAAACGAAGGAGGATATGCTCCAGCTAAAATCAATGGTACTGAAGGTGCTCTTGATTTAATAATGGACGCTATCAAAGCTGCTGGATATGAACCAGGAAAAGATATAACATTTGCTATTGACGCTGCTTCAAGTGAATTCTGCGTTGAAAAAGATGGAAAATTTGAATACCACTTCAAAAGAGAAGGTGGAGTAGTAAGATCTTCTGAAGAAATGGTAGAATGGTACAGCAAATTAGTTGAAAAATACCCAATTAAATCAATAGAAGATGGATTAGGAGAAGATGACTGGGCAGGTTGGCAATTACTAACTGCTAAAATCGGAGATAAAGTTCAAATAGTTGGAGATGACTTATTTGTAACTAACACAGCTAGACTTAAAAAAGGAATTGAGTTAAAAGCTGCAAACTCTATCTTAATCAAACTTAACCAAATAGGAACATTAACAGAAACTTTAGATGCTATAGAAATGGCAAAAAGAGCAGGAATGACTGCAGTTGTTTCTCACAGATCTGGAGAAACTGAAGATGCTACAATAGCTGATATCGCTGTTGCAACAAATGCAGGACAAATCAAAACTGGTTCAACTTCAAGAACTGACAGAATGGCTAAATATAACCAATTATTAAGAATTGAAGAAGAATTAGGATCAATGGCTCAATACAATGGAATCAATGTATTCTATAACATTAAAAAATAG
- a CDS encoding ROK family protein yields MKVVGIDIGGTAVKYALLSEEGTLLSTGEFPTCAEKGVENLFNNICKVIDKYNCSDLLGIAVSGTGQIDGSIGKVIGGNPIIPGWIGTNLVELLETKYGVRAVLENDVNCAALGEKWLGAGKDEENFVCLTIGTGIGGGIILNNDIFRGDTCVAGEFGHIQIVKNGVQCMCGKKGCYERYASATALVKMVKDATGKELNGKEIFELEKAGDTKIKEIVDTWIDYFTDGLSTIIYIFNPSLVVIGGGVTKQGDYLLDRINKSLDGKLGENYKKNLKIRFAQLGNNAGMLGAEYLLLKKMGRLA; encoded by the coding sequence ATGAAAGTAGTTGGTATAGATATAGGAGGAACTGCAGTAAAATATGCTCTTTTAAGTGAAGAAGGTACTCTTCTATCAACAGGTGAATTCCCTACTTGTGCAGAAAAGGGAGTGGAAAATCTTTTTAATAATATTTGTAAAGTAATTGATAAATATAATTGTTCTGACTTACTTGGAATAGCTGTATCAGGAACAGGTCAAATAGATGGAAGCATAGGAAAGGTAATAGGGGGAAATCCTATTATTCCTGGTTGGATAGGAACAAATCTTGTAGAACTTTTAGAGACAAAATATGGAGTTAGAGCAGTTTTAGAAAATGATGTAAACTGTGCTGCACTAGGAGAAAAGTGGCTAGGAGCAGGAAAAGATGAAGAAAACTTTGTATGTCTTACAATAGGGACTGGAATAGGTGGAGGTATTATTTTAAATAATGATATCTTTAGAGGAGATACTTGTGTAGCTGGAGAATTTGGTCATATCCAAATAGTAAAAAATGGTGTACAATGTATGTGTGGAAAAAAAGGTTGCTATGAAAGATATGCTTCTGCAACAGCTCTTGTTAAGATGGTAAAAGATGCTACTGGAAAAGAATTAAATGGAAAAGAGATATTTGAACTTGAAAAAGCAGGGGATACAAAAATAAAAGAGATAGTTGATACTTGGATCGATTATTTTACAGATGGACTAAGTACAATAATATATATTTTTAATCCATCACTTGTAGTAATAGGTGGAGGAGTAACAAAACAAGGAGATTACCTTTTAGATAGAATAAATAAAAGTTTAGATGGTAAACTTGGAGAAAATTATAAGAAAAATTTAAAAATAAGATTTGCACAATTAGGTAACAATGCTGGAATGCTTGGAGCTGAATACCTGCTTCTAAAAAAAATGGGTAGATTAGCTTAA
- a CDS encoding HAD family hydrolase has product MVIKLVIFDMDGVILDSERVANIAWFETSKILGLNLTFEDLRIIKGGNYERTIHILSEKFGSEIAPKILELKKEKQREVMASEGGVKLKTGVIELLEYIKKAGLKCVVATSTGKESATRNLKFTGVYNYFDGFVFGDEVTRSKPDPEVFLKACAKVDIDRENAVVIEDSVMGAKAANRGNIKCFVVEDTIKFTEEENKLAYKKFDSLLDVKKYLEEENGK; this is encoded by the coding sequence ATGGTTATAAAACTTGTAATTTTTGATATGGACGGCGTTATTTTAGATAGTGAAAGAGTAGCTAATATAGCATGGTTTGAAACTAGTAAAATCTTAGGTCTAAATCTTACATTTGAAGATTTAAGAATAATAAAAGGTGGAAACTATGAAAGAACAATTCATATTCTATCTGAAAAATTTGGAAGTGAAATAGCTCCTAAAATATTAGAGTTAAAAAAAGAAAAACAACGTGAAGTTATGGCATCAGAAGGTGGAGTAAAATTAAAAACTGGTGTTATAGAGTTACTTGAATATATCAAAAAAGCTGGTCTGAAATGTGTTGTTGCAACGTCTACTGGTAAGGAAAGTGCAACAAGAAATCTAAAATTTACAGGTGTTTATAATTACTTTGATGGCTTTGTATTTGGAGATGAGGTTACAAGAAGTAAACCTGATCCTGAAGTATTTTTAAAAGCTTGTGCCAAAGTAGATATAGATAGAGAAAATGCTGTGGTTATTGAAGATTCTGTAATGGGAGCAAAAGCAGCAAATAGAGGAAATATAAAATGTTTTGTTGTTGAAGATACCATTAAATTTACAGAAGAAGAAAATAAACTAGCATATAAAAAATTTGATTCTCTTTTAGATGTAAAAAAATATCTTGAGGAAGAAAATGGGAAATAG
- a CDS encoding YhcH/YjgK/YiaL family protein — MIYGEIKELNCYRGISKAFDTAIDYILSGKYKDGNFGKNIIDGDVVYFNCPEKPMTKEIKDGIIEGHKKYIDIHIVIEGDENIGYVPASKAKVTKEYDAEGDYELLSGDLEMFLHLDNTKFLALFPGEPHMALVKYGEKPATIKKVIFKVMA, encoded by the coding sequence ATGATATACGGAGAAATAAAAGAATTAAATTGCTATAGAGGAATTTCAAAAGCATTTGATACAGCAATTGATTATATACTTTCAGGAAAATATAAAGATGGAAATTTTGGAAAAAATATTATTGATGGAGATGTAGTTTATTTTAATTGTCCTGAAAAACCGATGACTAAAGAGATAAAAGATGGTATAATTGAAGGACATAAAAAATATATAGATATTCACATTGTTATTGAAGGTGATGAAAATATAGGATATGTTCCTGCTTCAAAAGCAAAAGTAACAAAAGAATATGATGCCGAAGGAGATTATGAATTGCTTTCTGGAGATTTAGAAATGTTTTTACATTTAGATAATACAAAATTTTTAGCATTGTTTCCAGGAGAACCTCATATGGCACTTGTAAAATATGGTGAAAAACCAGCTACTATAAAAAAAGTTATATTTAAAGTAATGGCTTAA
- a CDS encoding branched-chain amino acid transporter permease: protein MTRYQIIITIVLAVLGTVLTRCISFVVFPNPQKIPDFVKYLGKVLPFAVMGLLVVFSYKDISFSDPNNVIIKLIASAIVIGLHVYKRNMLLSIAGGTIAYVVMLQIIKF, encoded by the coding sequence ATGACTAGATATCAAATAATAATAACAATAGTATTAGCAGTTTTAGGAACTGTATTAACAAGATGTATATCATTTGTAGTTTTCCCAAATCCACAAAAAATTCCAGATTTTGTTAAATATCTTGGAAAAGTATTACCATTTGCAGTAATGGGTCTTTTAGTTGTATTTTCATATAAAGATATTTCATTTTCTGATCCAAATAATGTTATAATAAAACTTATAGCAAGTGCTATAGTTATTGGACTTCATGTGTATAAAAGAAATATGCTTTTGAGTATTGCGGGAGGAACAATAGCCTATGTTGTCATGTTACAGATAATAAAATTTTAG
- a CDS encoding 2-hydroxycarboxylate transporter family protein: MKNRLKLFGIEMKYFIPIVIVLLLGMYLGKFPKGMLGAFPLMIVLGAILNYIGNKLPIVKDYLGGGPIVIIFASAALMYFKIIPENQITLVKEFMTTQSFLDFYIAALVVGSILGMNRKLLIKAALGYLPVIIGGVAVATLLTGVVGYFFNYGFINSIFYIAIPIMGGGMGAGAVPLSQIFGQALKKDPTDLLAVMVPAIALGNALAIVAGGILDKLGKKYRYLSGDGKLLKVQDDSMVANEISDTATYEQLGIGIVISTTFFIFGGILTKFIPIHAYALMIITVAIVKICGLMNEYYEDCCAKWFSFIMKNFTSALLVGIGIAYTNLTSVIEAFSPIYILLVGTTVIGAIIGTAIVGHFVGFYMIEGSITAGLCMANMGGTGDVAVLSAAKRMELMPFAQISSRIGGAFMLLLTSLLINLIV, encoded by the coding sequence ATGAAAAATAGATTGAAGCTATTTGGAATTGAAATGAAATATTTTATTCCAATTGTTATCGTGTTGTTATTAGGAATGTATTTGGGAAAATTTCCTAAAGGAATGCTAGGAGCTTTTCCACTTATGATTGTATTGGGAGCAATTTTAAATTACATAGGAAATAAACTACCTATTGTAAAAGATTATTTAGGTGGAGGACCAATAGTAATAATATTTGCATCAGCAGCTCTAATGTATTTTAAAATAATTCCTGAAAATCAAATTACATTGGTTAAAGAATTTATGACAACACAGTCATTTCTAGATTTTTATATTGCAGCACTAGTAGTAGGAAGTATTTTAGGAATGAATAGAAAATTACTTATAAAAGCGGCACTTGGATATCTGCCTGTAATAATTGGTGGTGTAGCAGTAGCAACACTTCTTACAGGTGTAGTTGGATATTTTTTCAACTATGGATTTATAAATTCTATCTTTTATATTGCTATTCCAATTATGGGTGGAGGAATGGGAGCTGGAGCAGTTCCATTATCTCAAATATTTGGACAAGCTTTAAAAAAAGATCCAACAGATCTATTAGCAGTTATGGTTCCAGCTATAGCATTAGGAAATGCTCTTGCTATAGTTGCAGGTGGAATTTTAGATAAACTAGGTAAAAAATATAGATATCTTTCTGGAGATGGAAAACTTTTAAAGGTGCAAGATGACTCAATGGTTGCAAATGAGATTTCTGATACAGCTACATATGAACAACTTGGGATAGGAATTGTAATTTCAACCACATTTTTTATTTTTGGAGGTATTTTAACAAAGTTTATACCAATTCATGCCTATGCTCTTATGATAATTACTGTTGCAATAGTTAAAATTTGTGGTCTTATGAATGAGTACTATGAAGATTGTTGTGCAAAATGGTTTAGCTTTATTATGAAAAACTTTACTTCAGCATTATTAGTTGGAATAGGGATAGCTTATACAAATTTAACTTCAGTAATAGAGGCATTTAGTCCTATATATATTTTACTTGTTGGAACAACAGTGATAGGAGCTATTATAGGGACAGCAATTGTTGGCCATTTTGTTGGTTTTTATATGATAGAAGGTTCTATAACAGCTGGACTATGTATGGCAAATATGGGTGGAACAGGAGATGTGGCTGTACTTTCTGCAGCAAAAAGAATGGAACTTATGCCTTTTGCTCAAATATCTTCAAGAATAGGTGGAGCATTTATGTTACTTTTAACATCACTACTTATTAATTTAATAGTTTAG